CAAATATCATCAGGCCGTCGTCGGAGCCTGTTCCGTAACACGAAACAGCCCCTTCACGGCCTACAATATCGCAGTCCTTCTCTACCCCTGACAACGGAGAGCAGCCAGCACCCGGCTGTCATGAGTGGCTGAGATCTCATCGCGTAGTAGTCTGAGGACGCGTGGGCGTAGGCAGCAGCCCTTTCAAAAACATTTCGCGTGCATCGTAATGCCACTGTGTTGACGCTGGCTCCCAGGTGGCCTTTGACCCCTCTAACCTGATTTGTTATAACTGAGAGAGCGCGCGTGAGTCCTCCGCGGTCCAAAGACGTTCCTGAGTAGCTCAATGGCAGAGCATTCGGCTGTTAACCGAAGGGTTGTAGGTTCGAGTCCTACCTCAGGAGCCATATTTCATTTTGGCCGTTTTTCATCCCTTTCGGCGCTGGTTCTTTGTTCATTGTTGCCCTCCAAGTGGTAAATAAATCAAACGGTTGGCGGTAAGTCACAGTTAGCGTACCTTCTTTCCAGGCCGAGTTCGATATGACAAATTTGAGAAGTTCGCGTTTTTCGCGTGGCGGCTGCTGTTCGAATAATTCTGGCAGTATCTTAACAAGTTCCAACAGCTGCATTCCTTCCGACAAGTAGCTTTTATTGCTGCCTGCTTGGTGGTGTTCGATTGCCCGTTCAAGCTGGTCCAGTTCTGGCTTCCATTGCCCAGCAAGACGATCATATATTTCTCTGGTTATTCGGCCTTCAAGTTTATCGATATACATCGCATCTAGGCGTGTTATAATCTTCGCCCTTTCTGCGGTGAGACGACTGATCGCCTCCCCGCGAAGGCAGGCATCATCTGCGTTCGCTACACGAAAGACATCACTTGCCCATCCTACGAATGGTTCTGGTAAGACAATTCTACGAACCGCATCGCAGAACTGAGCCTCAATCATCTCTTGGCGCGCATACTTCTCGGGGCATTTTCCACGCTGGCCAGTGCAATGGTAGTAGATATATTTTCCCTTTTTAATTTCGCCGATAACGGCACAGCCACAATGACCGCAGCGGATCAAACCCGAAAACGGAAGATCATGCTTAATCACTCGGTAGCAATTCGAATACTTACGGTCTAGAACTGACTGTACCTCGTTCCAGAGTTCGCGGGAGATGATACGTTCATGGATACCCTTGTACACCTTGTCCTTGAACTCAAAATCACCTGTGTAGATCAGGTTATGCAGGATACCTTGAATTGTGGCCTTGTTTACGGGACGGCCACTCTTGCGAAAAGTAAGCCTTGCAGATGCAGCCCACTGGGCTAGTTGCTTCAACGAGAAATTCCCGGTTGCATACATCTCGAAAAGCCGACGTACAAGCTTGGCTCTGATCTCGTCCTGCGCGATGCCATTTTTGCCGGAGGGTAGCTTAGTGTTAAGGTAGCCAAGTGGCGCATACGAAGGCCAAATGCCCTGTTCGGCTTTTTCCGTCATTCCTTTACGTACCTCTTCGCTCAGGTTATCGATATAGTTCTTCGCCACGACAACCTTGATGCCATGAATGAACTTTTCTGAAGACCTGGAGTCGGGAGAAAGAACCTGACCATCTTTTACGAGGTGTAGGGTGCATCCTAATTCGTCAATCAATACATAGTCTTTAAAGTTGCGATATAGACGGTCAGTTTTCTCTACGAGGATGTGTTTTACTGAAGGATTCTTTTGCAAGAACTTGACCATCTGGCCAAAGGCGCTTCTTCCGCTTGTCTTGGCAGTTTCGATGTCAACGAATTCCTTTACAATTCTCAGCGCAATAGAATGCTCATAGTCGATGAGTAATTTGCGCTGTGCAGGAAGCGAAAAACCATCCTCCTCCTGGGGTTTCGACGAAACGCGGATGTAAGTTACAGCTTGGTCGCTGCTTGCGGATTCGGAATGCTGGATCTTCTTTAATGTCTTTCTTGGCATAAATTGACTAACTCCATGATTCTCGTCTTTTCAGAAAGCACAGGGTCCGGAATACGGCCACTTTGCTGTGTTTTCCGGTCAATGAACGTGAACTTGCGCTTCTGGATCCAAACGTAGCTGTGGTGTCCGGCCTACTATTTTTCGGTTGATAAACGTGTAGCCTCCGCCTATCCACGCATCCGGCTAGCGGACGCGAGCGAAGGTATGGGATCCCTTTCTTTGTGAGTGTGAGGGCAGCGTGGAATCGTCGTCGTCTGTTGTGTCTGAATTGGGCGAGTGCGTCTGATCTTCAGCCCTGCTCTGCCACTCGATCAGTAGCCGGAGTAATCCGGCGATATTTGCCTGGCATTCCCGGGCCTCCTCCAACGTCAGGCGATCCGCGAATTCTGCAAATTTGCGCTGAGTGTCAGCGAGTAACTCGTCCCGCGGATCCATACGTATTCCGTTCCTTAGGCGGTGTGCCCGGAACGCCTACGCCCGAGTCAGACGGGTCATGCGGCGGTAGATCTGCGGTGATGGCTCCAATCTCAGGAGTCCGGATTCGAGAGCTAATTTTGCATTTCAGACAGATGAACAGTGTATTGGTAGCTTTTTCCGGCCTCGATCACGATCGTGCGTTTGTTCTCTTTTGTGATTGAAATGCGGATCATCGCCTCCCCATAACCATGTTTAAGGATGTCATGGAGAATCTCATTGAGCTTGGTAGTGAACCGGAGATATTCGGATTGGACGAGATAGCTGTCCGTGAAAATGTTGGATGGTTCGCTCACCTCAGTCTCCTGCGACTTGCGTAGTGTGCCGCTTCTAGTTAACTTCATTCCAGCACAAGAATGGTCCACCAAAATTACCGAATCGGAACGGCCGGAATTTCGGTAATTGTTTTAGCCACAGAAGCCTTGTGGTAAGGTCCAGCCCGCATACGTTCGTGTAGACATTGATTTTCGAAACATCTTCGTGTGCTGAAGAGATTTCAAGAGCATGCGTGAAGGTGAGAACATGCCACTTCCACTCAGGAAATCATTTTTCGTCAAACCTGCCCCAGGGCGCCCGGGAAGGAATGCGTTCTGCACAAATCTCGATTCGGCGGAGACCTTCGCTTGGCTAACGAAGCATAAGCAGCAAATCGCCAGAATCAACTACAGCCCATTGGCGTGGTATGTCCAGGCTGAAGTTCGTAGATGGTGGGTGTATTACTGGGAGCTCTGTGTTGATTGGTGGAAGGACAATCCTGATTGGTATCCAGAATTTCCTTGGTTCAAGCGTGTGAACAGGTCTGGTGATTTGCCCTCAGAAGATGGGAAAGTGTATTTGATGCGCGGATTCAAGATGTTAATGGAGAATCCCTTGGTGACCCCGTCTAGCATAGAGGGCCATGGATTGCACCTGGAGGAGATTGGCGACTTGAGCTGGTTTTTTCGATATGCGTATCAAAGGCATATAGGAGAGATGCCCGATATTCAGTACTTATATGAGCAAGAGAGATGTCCGGGCCACGAGTACACCTACCTTAAAATCGCGAACGACATTCCGATTGACGATCTCGGAAAAGTAGTTGCTGCGTTCCAGCATCGACATACGCCTTCCAAATGGAAGGAAGACCTCGAGATGTATCAGACGTACGAGGTTCTAGCACTGATAGATTTGCGCATTGCAGAACTGCTGAGTGGATTAGAGTGCTCTCCTTCCGTTAAAGCGCAGCTGATCTGGGGGAAACTAACCGATAACAAGAGGACAAAGTCTGTTCAGTCGCGCCATCGTGCAAAAAACTACTTTTCTGCTCGGGATCTCCAGACAACTGCAACGGAGAAAGCAAAGAACTTTCTCTCTGAGAAGTCAGCGTGGGGCATAGAACGACGATCTCAAGCGACTCGTGAGTTGTTAATCTTATGGCAGCGTGGGGAACATAGTCAGGTCCCTTTAACTGCTGATGAGGCGAGAAAGTTGTGTCAGTTTGGGCCTCCGAGTTCTGTTGGCGTTCGTGGAACCGAGTACGCATTGCCTCCGGGTTACGATTGGAAATAGACTGCCGGCCGACACGTCAGTCCAATCCCAATATGGTGTTCAGAGCATTCCAGCTTAAAACGGAAACTGTAGGTCTCTCCGTGATTGCTCACAATTCGCCGGTCTGTAAATCGTATCGCCATGCCTGCTCAGGACCACCGGTCACCAACGACTACTGCGAAGTAGCGTCCGTCAGGTAAGAATGTGCCGGAGCTGAGTCGCAATCCGAAGACCTATGAGCCGATCGTGTGTCACATCTCTATACCAGAACCCCAGCTCCGCGTTTGGGCAGCCGACGATGTAGGCTGCCCAAACTGAGTTCTAGAAAGGGATGTCAGAGTCGGCTTGCTGGACGATGTTGACCTGCCCGCGTTGAAACCACGAAAAACGAGAGCGCAAATAACGGCGAACGACGCCTTTGACTGGATACCACCACAGTTGCAGGTGCACACGAATCCGTGAGGGTGGGGGACTTGGCTCCAGGTCGTCATAGCCGTCGTCGAAGTACTCATCGCCACGACACGGTTGTGATTCGTTGCAGTCCCCACCGACCTCGGGATTATCGTCGAAATCGGAAAGCCAGTCGTCAAACCGAGTGGTCTCGTTCAGGTTGTCCAGATCCCCTATTACATTTTCAGTCAAAAAGCCTCCTCGCAAACTCTCATGTTCGGCAACGTTCGACTGTTCGTCGCGGATTTGTGATTGATTGTCGCCGCCCTCGTCGATCTCGAGTCGGGTTGCGACGAGCTGGTCAATGGAATTAAGATCGAGCAGAACGTCTTGAATTAGGGTGCTTTGGGGCCATCCCAGACAAAGAGCCAGCATCGGGCCCGTTGCAAAACGATTTTTCAGGACAAGGTCGTGTAAATCTGTAAACAACCGCTCGTCCTTGAACTGCTCGAGAAGAATTTCACAGGCCGCGTCGACTGGTAGAAAATCCATCCAAGAAGCGCCGGAACTGTTGACTGCGGTAAGGGCTGCCGCCCGTAGTTGGGCTCTGTTGCATTAACTCTGTTGGTTGAGTTCGTCCTTTGCGCGGTTTACATCAGGCAGCGATATCGAAGATGTCGAACAGCTTGTTTACGAAGCGCACCTCGTCTTTAACATGCGGCTTGCACGTGAGGCAATGTCCTCGGCGGATCATCCGCATCACCTCGAACCCCTTCATCGTAGCGGCGGCCGTCTTCATTGTCTGAAAGCCTCGCGTGGGGCGAATGACTCGCTTCAGTGCGCCGTGGTCGGCTTCAATGATGTTGTTCAGATACTTGCACGTGCGATGCTTGGCATCGCTTGATAGCTTGCCTTCTCGTTGCAGCCGGCTAATGGCTTTTGGATAAGAGCCGAGTTGGTCCGTGGTGATTGAGGACGGCGGCCAGTGGCGCATTGTCGTCAGCGCTTTTCCCAGGAAACGATGGGCCGCACGGGTGTTTCGCCGATCCATCAACATGAAGTCGATCAACCGGCCATGCTTGTCGACGGCCCGGAACAGGTACTTCCAGTGGCCACCGACCTTCACATAGGTCTCGTCCACTCGCCACGAGGTCGCACGGTACCCCTGGTACCAACGAACCCGCTTCTCAAGCTCAGGCGCGTAGCGATGAACCCAGCGCATGATCGTGGACAGATCCACGTCTACGCCGCGTTCCTGCATCATCTCCGCCAGATCCCGGTAGCTTATCCCATACTTGCAGTACCAGCGAACGCACACCAGGATGATATCCACAGCGAAACGACGGCGCTTGAACATGAACAAGGCTCCTCGGCGAACGACTCCAGACTACGACACGACCGTTAATGCAACAGAGCCCCTGGCGGTGGTGACGCACGACAGCGCGCAACATCGTTATGTGGACGGACAACTACAACGTTCCAAAAAGCCACAACAGATCCGTGGCCTGAATCAGAATCACAACCACGCGATGAAGGAGATTTTCAAAAGTACAGCCCTGAACGCCAGTCGTTGTGCGGGACCGCTGCAGGACTTTTACGTCGGATTGCTGGCCAAAGGGATGAAGCCGGATATGGCTCGCCTAACGCTGGCACGCAAGATCGCGGCCATCACGTTAACACTTTGGAAAAAAGGAGGGAGTTTCGACGCCGAACATCTGAAATCGCAAGCAGCTTGAGCGTCTACGGAACCCAGGCAATTGACTAGGTTGTCTTACCTGATGGTTAGCCAATCGGTTCTTGCGACGCTCCGGGTCGAGGGAGAGTATCAATCGATGAGCTAGACCACTCCACGTGCTGTCAGCACCGAGTCTCCAAATGCACTCTATACCCCCTCGCATAACCGAAAAAAGCTATAGGCCTCGAGTCTCAAATAGGACCATGGTTGGCGTATTAGAGCCACCCCGGTTGGCTTGCGTAGCTTCGCACCGAAGGCGTCGAACCATCGAGTCATGAAACCGTCGAGCAGAAAACGTCGAGTGCCCTGGTCTGTCAGAAGCACGTCGCGAACACAAAGCCTCTCCAGATCTGAGATCGGGCTGGATGCAAATCGCCACACCCATCTCCGCTCGAAGAGGACGGAGGAAAAATGTTTCCTTGACATCCCCTCTCATAGGACTCATCGACAAATGAGATCAAGGCTAGTTGCCAAATAGTCGGCATTCGTCCACTTGTCAATCGGTGTGCGATGTTGGAGAAAAGCCGGTTTTACGTCCATCTCTAACAATCTCGGCTGTGTCAATGCATTTTTGAACGTAAACGGCACTCACTCCGAGGAGCTGTTTCGTTACGCTTTGGTTGAACAAACTCATCATCGCCGACAAAGGTTCGCATGTAATCTTTCGGGCGGAACTCGGCCCGACCCAACCATCTCTCCGATCGCACGTTCGACCATGATTACTACTTCGAACTCCCTGGATAGGGAGCGGGATGCCCAATCAAGTGGGCGGTGATTTACTTCACACCATGGACGTATCCAGGCTCTCCCGCGTGCGAACCGAACTGCAAAGTCTGTGGGTAATCGAATCCCTTACGCCACATCCAGTAGAGGCTGACGGCCAGTTTGCGTGCCATGGCAACCTCAGCGATGCGACGGTCGCGACGCATGGCCAGATGAACGAAGCGACGTCGCCAGTCGGGGTCCCAGCGGACAGCAGCCTGGGCTGCCTCCACCAGTAGAAAGCGCAACAGAGAACTTCCTTGTTTGGTGATGTGCCCCAGTCGTTGACGATCGGCGCTTGAGTCCTCACAGGGAATGAGGCCCAGATAGCTACCTATCTGATGGCCGCAACCGAAGCGATCCGGAGATCCAAGCACCAACACAAAGGCCAGTGCGGTGATGGGCCCCACGCCGGGATGCGTCATCAGCCGTAGTACCTCGGGCCGTTTGCGTGCCTCCTCCTCGGCTGCTGCGGTAAGCTCGTCGATAGTTGTGTTCAATCGATCCACCAACTCCAGCAGGTCCTGTCGGCGCCGTGTGGACCACGGAGCAAGCGGGAGTGCCTCCAGTTGCCTTCGTCCGGTCTTGCTCCACAGTGTCTTTTTGCGCCGTACTCCCTCGTTCATCGCTGCAGCCTGGATTTGGTTCATGGCCCGCGTGCGCATCTGCACCAGGCGATGCCGATGCCAGATTAGCTGGCGTAGATCACGGTTCTCCGGACTCGGGACCCAGATCCGGGGAAAGCGACCCTCTATCAGTAGCCTAAGCAATAACTGAGCATCCTGCCGGTCGGTCTTTTGCTTGCGTACCCGTGCTGCCTTGATCCTGGCCTGATCCCCAATCCACAGCTCGAACTTCAACTCTGCCAGCAATCGCTCAAACCAACGTGCATGTCCGGTGGCCTCTATCCCAACACGCACCTTGACCTGTCTTCGCTGTAGATCGCGATAGAAACGCTCTGCCTCTCCATCGCTGTGGCTCAGTCGCCGTTCGCCGGTCTCGCCCGTCTCCGTATCTAAAAACGCTACCTGCTGAACGCTTGGATGATAATCCACTCCTACAATGATCATGTTCGGCTCCTTCTCCCGAACCTTCGGTCGTCGATGCAACAGAGTCTAATCGCGCCTCGACAGAGCAAACACTGTTATGAAATCAGGTGGACTGGATTTGTAAACACTGGCCGACATATCAGTATTAATCTGCTTATCAGTACTAATCGGCCCGTCAACCTGAGACTCGCAGCGGTACGGCGATTGGCGTATGAAGCCGCGGATTGTGGTCTTCTGAGCCCTGACATGGCCGCGGGCATACGCCGGGTGAAGTCGCCAAGCGTCTCGGCATATGAGTGGGCAACGGGCTGTCTGCCGAGCAAGGAAGACTCCCTCTCGGTGTCTCTGCCGGAGTGGATCTTCGAGCACAACGGAATCGGGCGATCCTAGCGGTGCTCATCGGCTGCTGCCAGCGCCGGGCAGAGAGTACACCGATGCACCAAGGAGGTGCCTGCGATATAATCAGAAACCTTTTGGGGGTTGTCGAATGGGCCTCACGATCGGTATTTGTAAAGTCTCATGGCCGCGTTCGACGAAGACTGCCAGGATCGTGTGCATTCTCCTCTTCTCTTTGATTCTTCATGGAGAGCATCCACTATCTAAGGAATCCGTGACGGTCACGTTCGTCGACCCAGAGTGGTCGCACGACCTGACCGAACATACTGTCGTCGCAGACGACAGATTGAAGGATTTCACGCAGGAGACGGGAATTGGTGTCAAGCATCTGCCGACCCCGGAGACCACGTTAGACCAGTTAGACCTGGTCCGGAAGCTACTCCGACAGGGAAGCTCCACTCCGGACGTGTCGGGTGTCGATGTGATCTGGCCCGGAGTTTTGAGCGAAGAATTGATGGACCTGAAGCCGTATTTGGCGACGGAACTCTCTTCGATCAACGCCGATGTCGCCGCCAGTTACACGGTCAAGGGGAAACTGGTCGCCGCGCCTTACCATTCCGATATCGGAGTCCTATTTTACCGAAGGGATTTGCTCCGACGGTATGGGTACGCGACGCCGCCCCGTACGTGGGACGAACTCGAGCAAATGGCCGCCAGGATCCAGAAGGGCGAGCGCGCCAGAGGCCAAAAAGATTTTTGGGGATTTCTATGGCCAGGTGCGGCCGGCGAAGGCTTGACCTGTAACGCCCTGGAATGGCAGGTCTCTGAAGGTGGGGGGCGTATCATCGAAGCCGACGGCAACATTAGCGTGAATAATCCTGATGCGATCCGCAGTTGGCAACGCGCAGCCCATTGGATAGGCTGGATCTCGCCCCCGTTCGTGACCTCTCTCCAGGAATGGGATGCCATCAACGACTTTTACCACAGGGGAACGTCCGCTTTTTATCGTGGGTGGGCGCGGACTTATCTTCTCAGCGTCCGCGATATTCCGTCGGTTCGAGACACGATCGCAATCACGAGCATTCCCGCGGGAAAGAATGCGCAAGCAGCGACGTTGGGCGGTTTTGGACTCGGGCTTTCGCGATCGTCAAGGCACAGTGCTGAGGCGCTGCACCTGATCCGATTTTTGATCCATCGAGAGATCGAGATCGAAGAGGCGCGCGCGGACTACGAGTCACGGAACTGGCCGGAGTTGTATGATCCGACCGCGATCCTGCGAGCAAAACGAAGTTCGGCCGAAACCGGGAAACAGCAGGTGAGCGGCGTAGTCGCTCGACCCTCTACAGTTGCAGGAGAAAAATACGAAGAAGTTTCGCGAGCTTATATTCAGGCAGTGCACTCTGTGTTGCTGGGACAAAGCAGGGCGCCAGAGGCTGCGGCATCGCTGGAACGGGAATTGGTGCGGATCACCGGTTTCAAAACAGGACCGCCGAGCCGGAACCGCGTTCCGACGCAGAAGAGCTTAGGCAGGGTCTCCGGCGCGCGGCCGGCTGCCGCTTCAACGACTGCGTCAGCGCACGATTCCTTGAAGTAGAGTGCTGTTTGACCCGTTCGCTAACACTTCTGGAGTGGCTGGATGAGGCAGGCGAGCATTAGCCCCGTTCTTTATCGATTCAAAATCGGTCGTCACCTTGCGCTCTGCTTTGCCCTTCTGATTGGAATAATGGTCGCTTGCGATGGCGTTCTGCTTTGGCAGTTGCGCGAGGTTCGTTCGCAAGTTGAACTCCTGAAGGGAGTCGACGGAGAACTGATCGAGGTCTTGCGCGTCCATGGAGAGCTTTTCTCGTTTTACGAAAGGCTAAGCCATGCGGCGCGATCCGAGGACCAGGATCAATTCATCGCAGTATCGGAAGCACTCAGGAGCGCTGTACTCGATGAGACTCAACGCACTGAGGCAGCGTTCCGTCATTTGCCTTCCGCGGTCAAGGTAGACGAAACAGTGCTTCCAACGATCGAAACAATCGAGAACACCCTACTGTCT
This Tunturibacter gelidoferens DNA region includes the following protein-coding sequences:
- a CDS encoding recombinase family protein, with amino-acid sequence MPRKTLKKIQHSESASSDQAVTYIRVSSKPQEEDGFSLPAQRKLLIDYEHSIALRIVKEFVDIETAKTSGRSAFGQMVKFLQKNPSVKHILVEKTDRLYRNFKDYVLIDELGCTLHLVKDGQVLSPDSRSSEKFIHGIKVVVAKNYIDNLSEEVRKGMTEKAEQGIWPSYAPLGYLNTKLPSGKNGIAQDEIRAKLVRRLFEMYATGNFSLKQLAQWAASARLTFRKSGRPVNKATIQGILHNLIYTGDFEFKDKVYKGIHERIISRELWNEVQSVLDRKYSNCYRVIKHDLPFSGLIRCGHCGCAVIGEIKKGKYIYYHCTGQRGKCPEKYARQEMIEAQFCDAVRRIVLPEPFVGWASDVFRVANADDACLRGEAISRLTAERAKIITRLDAMYIDKLEGRITREIYDRLAGQWKPELDQLERAIEHHQAGSNKSYLSEGMQLLELVKILPELFEQQPPREKRELLKFVISNSAWKEGTLTVTYRQPFDLFTTWRATMNKEPAPKGMKNGQNEIWLLR
- a CDS encoding IS6 family transposase, whose product is MFKRRRFAVDIILVCVRWYCKYGISYRDLAEMMQERGVDVDLSTIMRWVHRYAPELEKRVRWYQGYRATSWRVDETYVKVGGHWKYLFRAVDKHGRLIDFMLMDRRNTRAAHRFLGKALTTMRHWPPSSITTDQLGSYPKAISRLQREGKLSSDAKHRTCKYLNNIIEADHGALKRVIRPTRGFQTMKTAAATMKGFEVMRMIRRGHCLTCKPHVKDEVRFVNKLFDIFDIAA
- a CDS encoding IS110 family transposase; protein product: MIIVGVDYHPSVQQVAFLDTETGETGERRLSHSDGEAERFYRDLQRRQVKVRVGIEATGHARWFERLLAELKFELWIGDQARIKAARVRKQKTDRQDAQLLLRLLIEGRFPRIWVPSPENRDLRQLIWHRHRLVQMRTRAMNQIQAAAMNEGVRRKKTLWSKTGRRQLEALPLAPWSTRRRQDLLELVDRLNTTIDELTAAAEEEARKRPEVLRLMTHPGVGPITALAFVLVLGSPDRFGCGHQIGSYLGLIPCEDSSADRQRLGHITKQGSSLLRFLLVEAAQAAVRWDPDWRRRFVHLAMRRDRRIAEVAMARKLAVSLYWMWRKGFDYPQTLQFGSHAGEPGYVHGVK
- a CDS encoding extracellular solute-binding protein; this translates as MGLTIGICKVSWPRSTKTARIVCILLFSLILHGEHPLSKESVTVTFVDPEWSHDLTEHTVVADDRLKDFTQETGIGVKHLPTPETTLDQLDLVRKLLRQGSSTPDVSGVDVIWPGVLSEELMDLKPYLATELSSINADVAASYTVKGKLVAAPYHSDIGVLFYRRDLLRRYGYATPPRTWDELEQMAARIQKGERARGQKDFWGFLWPGAAGEGLTCNALEWQVSEGGGRIIEADGNISVNNPDAIRSWQRAAHWIGWISPPFVTSLQEWDAINDFYHRGTSAFYRGWARTYLLSVRDIPSVRDTIAITSIPAGKNAQAATLGGFGLGLSRSSRHSAEALHLIRFLIHREIEIEEARADYESRNWPELYDPTAILRAKRSSAETGKQQVSGVVARPSTVAGEKYEEVSRAYIQAVHSVLLGQSRAPEAAASLERELVRITGFKTGPPSRNRVPTQKSLGRVSGARPAAASTTASAHDSLK